A single region of the Ziziphus jujuba cultivar Dongzao chromosome 10, ASM3175591v1 genome encodes:
- the LOC107411831 gene encoding F-box protein PP2-B15, whose amino-acid sequence MSLDLLPEDCFAHIISLTSPGDACRLSSVSLSVHSIANLDSLWVRFLPSDYRQILSRLVHPVVFSSNKELFMRLCCPRLIDGGRKIFSLQKSTCKKCYLLSARELSITWSSYPLYWTWKPLVESRFAEVAELRTICWLEISSTVNTQMLSPKTFYGAYLIVKFAERAYGLDTFPSEVSVQVGNIRSQGQVYLSRNERKKQLPKQLFGLNQVEAFRTRMFQGEKEALFERKDGWVEIELGSFYNDGNDKEVNMSLKEVKGQHLKGGIIVEGIELRPKD is encoded by the exons ATGAGTTTGGATCTCTTGCCTGAAGATTGTTTTGCCCACATTATATCTTTAACTTCACCTGGCGATGCATGCCGTTTGTCTTCAGTCTCATTGTCAGTCCATTCAATAGCCAATTTGGATAGTCTGTGGGTGAGATTTTTGCCTTCAGATTACAGACAAATTCTTTCAAGATTGGTTCACCCTGTAGTGTTCTCTTCCAACAAAGAGTTATTCATGAGGTTGTGCTGTCCACGCCTAATTGATGGTGGTAGGAAG ATTTTCTCTCTGCAAAAATCAACATGTAAGAAATGTTACTTGTTGAGTGCAAGGGAACTTTCAATTACCTGGTCCAGCTATCCTCTTTACTGGACATGGAAACCACTTGTTGAATCAAG ATTTGCTGAAGTTGCTGAACTCAGAACCATTTGCTGGCTAGAGATTAGTAGCACTGTGAACACGCAGATGCTATCCCCCAAAACATTTTATGGGGCTTATCTCATAGTCAAGTTTGCGGAACGTGCATATGGATTAGACACTTTCCCTTCTGAGGTTTCAGTTCAAGTTGGCAATATCAGATCACAAGGTCAAGTTTACTTGAGCcggaatgaaagaaaaaaacaacttcCTAAACAATTATTTGGTTTGAACCAGGTAGAAGCTTTCAGAACAAGGATGTTTCAAGGAGAGAAGGAAGCCCTTTTCGAACGCAAAGATGGTTGGGTAGAGATTGAATTAGGAAGCTTTTACAATGATGGGAATGATAAAGAGGTAAATATGAGCCTAAAGGAAGTGAAAGGTCAGCACCTGAAAGGTGGTATCATTGTTGAGGGAATTGAACTGCGGCCTAAAGATTGA
- the LOC107411902 gene encoding F-box protein PP2-B15: protein MAIANKMRIHGEKLEDVTIDDGTSQIFSMEKSTCKKCYLLSARELSITWSSYLLYWTWKPLVESRLALSINGFAEVAELRTICWLEISSTVNTQMLSPKTFYGAYLIVKFAYRAYGLDTFPSEVSIQVGNIRSQGQVHLSRNERKKQLPKQLFGLNQVKASRTRMFQEEKEALFERKDGWVEIELGSFYNDGNDKEVNMSLKEVKSLHLKGGIIVEGIELRPKD, encoded by the exons ATGGCAATCGCAAATAAGATGAGGATTCATGGAGAGAAGCTGGAGGATGTCACTATAGATGACG GAACGTCACAGATTTTCTCCATGGAAAAATCAACATGTAAGAAATGTTACTTGTTGAGTGCAAGGGAACTTTCAATTACCTGGTCCAGCTATCTTCTTTACTGGACATGGAAACCACTTGTTGAATCAAGGTTAGCCCTCTCAATC AACGGATTTGCTGAAGTTGCTGAACTCAGAACCATTTGCTGGCTAGAGATTAGTAGCACTGTGAACACGCAGATGCTATCCCCCAAAACATTTTATGGGGCTTATCTCATAGTCAAGTTTGCGTACCGTGCATATGGATTAGACACTTTCCCTTCCGAGGTTTCGATTCAAGTTGGCAATATCAGATCGCAAGGTCAAGTTCACCTGAGCcggaatgaaagaaaaaaacaacttcCTAAACAATTATTTGGTTTGAACCAGGTAAAAGCTTCCAGAACAAGGATGTTTCAAGAAGAGAAGGAAGCCCTTTTTGAACGCAAAGATGGTTGGGTAGAGATTGAATTAGGAAGCTTTTACAATGATGGGAATGATAAGGAGGTAAATATGAGCCTAAAGGAAGTGAAAAGTCTGCACCTGAAAGGTGGTATCATTGTTGAGGGAATTGAACTTAGACCTAAAGATTGA